The Arachis ipaensis cultivar K30076 chromosome B10, Araip1.1, whole genome shotgun sequence DNA window gatgtgataacattgcgttatttggtcagtttatctgcatatcataaactacatatgcatataatggatgtggtaacagcctatttatacggttCATTAGAtcaggatatctatatgaaagtccctgaaggactaaagatatctaaaccatccaatgaatattcacaagggttatactcagtcaaattgcaaagatctttatatggtctaaagcaatctggacgaatgtggtataatcgtcttactgagtatctggccaaaaatggattcaagaatgatgatatctgcccatgtgttttcataaagaaatctacatttggattcattataattgttatgtacattgatgatttaaatatcattgggactcctgaagagattccaacaattataaaaactctaaaagaagagtttgagatgaaagatcttggaaaaactaaattttttctcggcctgcagatcgagcatacaaaaaatgggatctttattcatcaaacaacatacacagaaaagatcttgaagagattttatatggataagtcacatccattaagtaccccaatgatcgtaagatctttggatgtggaaaaggatcagttctgtcctaaggaagaaaatgaagatatccttggtcctgaagtaccatatcttagtaccattggagcgctaatgtatcttgctaacgatacacgacctgatatatcatttgctgtgaatttactagcaagatatagttcctctctaactagaagacattggagtgaaatcaaacaaatctttcgatatcttcatggaacggttgatatgggattgttctatccctatggatccaagtcacaactagttggctatgcagatgctggatacttgtctgatccacacaaagggagatctcaaacaggatacctcttcacatatggtggtacatctatatcatggaggtcgacgaaacagacgattgctgcaacatcttctaatcatgctgaaatactagcgatacatgaagctagtcgcgagtgtttttggctgaggagtgtgatccaatatattctgtcatcatgtggactgattgatcagaagatagctccaactgtcatGTTTGAAAataatacagcatgtattgctcaacttaaaggcggatatatcaaaggtgatagaacaaagcatatttctcccaaattcttattcactcatgatcttcaaaatcaagggacaattgatgtctaaCAGATTcactcaagtgataatctggcagatttattaacaatagtcactcccaaaatcttcttttgaaagattggtacatcagattgggatacgccgatttcgagatataaaataatgtcggcaagagggggagactgtactcttttttccttggtcagattttttcccattgggtttttcttgacaaagtttttaatgaggcagtctccatcaccaaaggatattgtactctttttccttcactaaggtttttttccactgggtttttctttagtaaggttttaacaagacaataatcctaaatggtcatccaagggggagtgttgtgataaacaCAAAGGATATGAATGATCATTAATATCATAGGTGACTCAGTATTCATGTTACCAAGAAagaatttacatttaatgaaggTTGAATATGTGAACcctatacatatataaatagggGGTATGTTACGAGACAATTCACACAGCAAcaataaacattctcttctttctttctatactATTAATATCTTtctctttatatttctttattttatatttgttatctcttccttatttatttatttagttattttataacaataTCTCTGTNNNNNNNNNNNNNNNNNNNNNNNNNNNNNNNNNNNNNNNNNNNNNNNNNNNNNNNNNNNNNNNNNNNNNNNNNNNNNNNNNNNNNNNNNNNNNNNNNNNNNNNNNNNNNNNNNNNNNNNNNNNNNNNNNNNNNNNNNNNNNNNNNNNNNNNNNNNNNNNNNNNNNNNNNNNNNNNNNNNNNGAATATCTTTAAGCTTTGATATGAATATAATCCAGAACGTATGAGTAAATAAAGAGTGAAGAGCATGGTTGAGAATTTGTTGAAAAGAAGAATTGGTGTAAAAGGAAAGATAGGTGGCAGGTATGGGAGGTTTATCTGCTATGTAGTTGTTAGCATATGAAAATTTCATAACATCATTACTCTAcattatttcttagtttaattactctgttggtccctatagtttcataaaattttcaattaggtccctatactttttttctttttaattgggtccctgcactattttttttttcaattaagtccctcttagtagtgattgacttttaattttatagggacccaactaaaacaaaaagaattggtatagggacctaaataaaaggaaaaaaaaaagtgtagggacccaattaaaaaaaaatttggtgcaaggactcaattaaaaagaaaaaaagtataaagacctaattgaaaatttcgcgaaactatagagaccaatagagtaattaaatcttATTTCTTTTAAACTAGTGACAATAACATTttttttcacctttttttttAACAATGAAAAATTTTCTTCACTAATCCATTACTCTCTCACTCATCAACTATACCCAATAGGCcaatacttcttttttttttttggtttttggcTTTTATTTTCCTtatcctctattttcttcttttttattttgggtcAGACCCGACCGAAAAATCGGTGAACCAGTCACTTCGCTGGTCTAGTTGAATAAATTGACCGCATAAAGAACAAAATCGGATAGAACCGTTTGAACCGGCCAATTTCGGGTTAAAACCGGCGAACTGGAGGTTTTGTGAAACTCGGCCGGTTTGgaacttttttgtttttccttaccgaaaaacgacgtcattttattttaaaaataaaaaataagaaaaagcccTAACCCTAAATCCCCAATACCCTTCCCCTGACCCCTGGACCTAGGCTGGAGATCTCGAAGCCTTTCTTCCTCACCTCATCACACCAACAATTTTGAGTCTCTTCTTCCCCTCATCACACCAACACTCTCTTCCTCGCAGTCCCTCTCAGTTTCGAAGACTCTCTTCCTCTGCTTCGTCTCCGTCGCATCTCCTCCGTCGCTGCTGCGGTGCTGCCCTCCGTCGCTGCTGCGGTGCTGCCTCTCCGTCGCCAGAATCTGTCTCATCGAAGTTGGTCTCCAAACTGTGAAATCTATTCTCTGTTTTTTTGCATTATTTAGTTGGATTTTAATTTGATTAAGGGAGTGAATAACTGATAGGTTAATGGCAGATTGTTGATTATGTATATATTGTTGAGTTATAACTTGTTATATTGTTGAACTAGTTAATGGcagattgtttttttttttctgatttgtaATGGTTATGGTTGTTTTTGTTGATGTAACATTGCTGTGAATTTATATTGCTGGATATGGAAATATTGAATAGCTGAATAGATTTTCTGGTtatgttgaatttgttgattcttgATTATGAATTTGTTGATTCTTGATTATGAAATTActgaatttgttgaattttttattGTGCATCTGTTTAGTGTAGTGATTGCTGGATTGCtggatttttttattaatttttgattaTGCCATTATGCCTGTTTGCTTTAGAAGAAGGATTGCTGGATTTTCTAGCAATTTTTATCGAAGTTATTTGCTATTGAACTATTATGCCATTGTGCATCTGTTTAGTGTAGTGACTTTGTGTCTTTTTGTCGAATTATTTGCTGTTGAACTACTATGGTGTTGCTTTTAAATGTGTTGAATTGAATGGTTATTTTCAAGTTGAATGCAACCATTTTACTTGTGAGTTAAGTGCTTGTTATCCATTCATCAATTTCTCATGGCTATTTGTCTTAGTTAGGTACCAATGTTGCTCATAGTTTAAATCATTCAGCAAATTGAGGCTTGAAAACATGTCGGCAAAACTGGTTTTATGTCCAAAACAAATTTTAGTGAATGCATATATGGTTGCTTTTGTCTTGCCTAACAGGAACCCTTTGAATTGAACTGTTGGAAATAGGTTATGCTTCCAACATTGAACAATTGATGTGAATTTGTATTTTGTAATAGCTGTTGTTTTATACCTTTGCTATTATAGTTTTTATTTACGTGAAACCGGTTTTACCGATTCAACCAGTGATTTATCGGTTGAATCAgtaaaccaataaactaataacttgACCGGTTTGATCATCGGttcggttcttacaactatgcCACTTAGTCATTCTTTTTACAAAAGCAGTTCAAAACTACCGATTCAATTTCTCCTTTCCTTTTCTGCATTTCCTCATCCTTTTCACATTCAGGTAACTCAATGAAAATCTTTCTATCCTTTTCCTTCTCATCTTTTTTGGTTCCCGATAAATTGTATTGATTTGTGAggaatcaaaatcaaatcatggAAAAATTATTCTGCTTTCTTAGCCTCGTTCGTGTTTGATTAATTTTCTGTCCTTGGATTCAGTTTCTTCACATTTAGGGTTTTGAGGAAATGGCTGCGGCTTGCAAGCGATTGGCTCAATTGTCGGGCTTTGGGTCCAAAATTTTCAACTCAAGTCTCAGATTATTTTCCGCAAAGGGAGGGATTGGTGATACAACCGCTATTGTAATTTAAATTaccttctttccattttttattttctgttttcatgGTTTTTTTTGTTGTGTTTTCTAACTAATTTGCAATTTTAAGCTCGATAATGAGTGGTTTGTCTTACCATTTTTTGTCTTGCTTACGGCTTTTGCTTTCTAGACTAGGGAACTTGAGGAGCAAGGACTGCCCAAAAGGCAGGCTGAGGCAATAACTGCCGAAGTTttggaaaattttcaagaatCATCCTGCAAGAGGGTGAGGTCTTTTGATGTTTGTATTCTTCGTTTGTGAACTTTACCACTTTCTTGGAATCTAAAATACAGTTTCGTGTACTAACATaagttttttctccttttttctttttgtccCTTGAAAGGCTAAAATGATTCTAGAGTCCAACCAGTCGAAATTCGAAGCTGAAGTGCAGAGGTTACAGGTATTTGGAACTCGTGTTTGCAATTATGGTATAGGTACACATGGATGAGATGAACCTAGTAGTCTAAGTAATATTTGGAATATTGCATACTAATGTAGTTGACATA harbors:
- the LOC107621607 gene encoding uncharacterized protein LOC107621607 isoform X3, with the translated sequence MAAACKRLAQLSGFGSKIFNSSLRLFSAKGGIGDTTAITRELEEQGLPKRQAEAITAEVLENFQESSCKRVRSFDAKMILESNQSKFEAEVQRLQVFGTRVCNYGIDGDAT
- the LOC107621607 gene encoding uncharacterized protein LOC107621607 isoform X2 — protein: MAAACKRLAQLSGFGSKIFNSSLRLFSAKGGIGDTTAITRELEEQGLPKRQAEAITAEVLENFQESSCKRAKMILESNQSKFEAEVQRLQMEMQREIEKLRNNMEERNSELRDAMDKAKIAFKAELKATKNDLGIYSLGASFFCMCAIVFACIEIIIVVQ
- the LOC107621607 gene encoding uncharacterized protein LOC107621607 isoform X4 — encoded protein: MAAACKRLAQLSGFGSKIFNSSLRLFSAKGGIGDTTAITRELEEQGLPKRQAEAITAEVLENFQESSCKRAKMILESNQSKFEAEVQRLQVFGTRVCNYGIDGDAT
- the LOC107621607 gene encoding uncharacterized protein LOC107621607 isoform X1, which produces MAAACKRLAQLSGFGSKIFNSSLRLFSAKGGIGDTTAITRELEEQGLPKRQAEAITAEVLENFQESSCKRVRSFDAKMILESNQSKFEAEVQRLQMEMQREIEKLRNNMEERNSELRDAMDKAKIAFKAELKATKNDLGIYSLGASFFCMCAIVFACIEIIIVVQ